From a region of the Triticum aestivum cultivar Chinese Spring chromosome 7D, IWGSC CS RefSeq v2.1, whole genome shotgun sequence genome:
- the LOC123167230 gene encoding UDP-glycosyltransferase 91C1-like, protein MAAAADGAGAGGLEVVVFPWLAFGHMIPFLELSKRLAARGHAVAFVSTPRNLARLPPVPAHLSARIRFVALPLPAVEGLPEGAEATSDLPPDKVELLKKAMDGLAGPLASLLADAVAAGRRPDWIILDFCHHWVPPIADQHKVPCAALLFFHAASMAFIGPRWANDAHPRTKPEDFTVPPKWIPFPSTTVFLHHEARRMLADNFGENASGRSDTDRLWDVFERCRLTIHRSCRELEPGMFTLLSELLRKPAVPAGILLPGATDDRDEDDWQSSSGGVLRWLDDQPPKSVVYVALGSEAPLTLENIHELALGLELAGVRFLWALRRPADTNNKQELLPAGFEERTRARGLVCTGWVPQVKVLAHGATAAFLTHCGWGSTIESFAFGLPLVMLPFLTDTPMIARAMAERGIGVQVARDESDGSFDKHGVAEAVRRVMVDGQGKEVFATNAKKLKELVVDEGRQEQYIHELEEHLRRYKEARSSTSTS, encoded by the exons ATGGCAGCGGCGGCTGACGGCGCCGGTGCGGGCGGGCTGGAGGTGGTGGTCTTCCCGTGGCTGGCGTTTGGGCACATGATCCCTTTCCTGGAGCTCTCCAAGCGCCTCGCCGCAAGGGGCCACGCCGTCGCCTTCGTGTCAACGCCGCGGAACCTCGCCAGGCTGCCGCCCGTGCCGGCGCACCTGTCTGCCCGCATCCGCTTCGTGGCGCTGCCGCTGCCGGCAGTGGAGGGCTTGCCGGAGGGCGCCGAGGCCACGTCTGACCTGCCACCCGACAAGGtcgagctgctcaagaaggccatGGACGGCCTCGCCGGCCCGCTCGCGTCCCTCCTcgcggacgccgtcgccgccggcagGAGGCCTGACTGGATCATCCTTGACTTCTGCCACCACTGGGTCCCGCCCATCGCCGACCAGCACAAG GTGCCATgcgccgcgctcctcttcttcCATGCCGCCAGCATGGCCTTTATCGGGCCGCGGTGGGCGAACGACGCGCACCCGCGCACGAAGCCAGAGGACTTCACCGTGCCACCCAAGTGGATCCCCTTCCCGTCCACCACCGTCTTCCTCCACCATGAGGCCCGGCGGATGCTCGCGGACAACTTCGGTGAGAACGCGTCAGGCAGGTCGGACACTGACCGTTTGTGGGACGTGTTCGAGCGTTGCCGCCTCACCATCCACCGGAGCTGTCGCGAGCTGGAGCCTGGAATGTTCACCCTCCTCTCTGAACTCTTGCGGAAGCCCGCCGTCCCTGCCGGTATCCTGCTGCCGGGGGCGACCGACGACCGTGACGAAGACGACTGGCAGAGCAGCTCAGGTGGCGTCCTGCGTTGGCTCGACGACCAGCCTCCCAAGTCAGTCGTCTACGTCGCTCTGGGAAGCGAGGCGCCACTGACACTAGAGAACATCCATGAACTCGCGCTCGGACTAGAGCTCGCCGGAGTGCGCTTCCTTTGGGCGCTACGCAGGCCGGCCGACACCAACAACAAGCAGGAGCTGTTGCCGGCCGGGTTCGAGGAGCGGACGCGGGCGCGAGGTTTGGTCTGCACAGGGTGGGTGCCGCAGGTGAAGGTGCTCGCTCACGGCGCCACGGCCGCGTTCCTGACGCACTGTGGCTGGGGCTCCACCATCGAGAGCTTCGCCTTCGGGCTTCCGCTGGTCATGCTGCCTTTCCTCACCGACACGCCTATGATCGCGCGGGCCATGGCGGAGAGAGGAATCGGCGTGCAGGTGGCGAGGGACGAGAGCGACGGCTCTTTTGACAAGCACGGCGTCGCCGAGGCGGTGCGACGCGTCATGGTGGACGGCCAAGGGAAGGAGGTGTTCGCGACCAACGCCAAGAAGTTGAAGGAGCTTGTGGTGGACGAGGGGCGCCAGGAGCAGTACATCCACGAGCTCGAAGAGCACCTGAGACGCTACAAAGAAGCCCGGAGCAGTACATCGACGAGTTGA